The following are encoded in a window of Sinomonas cyclohexanicum genomic DNA:
- a CDS encoding YeiH family protein, translating to MPATGSSTATQSQIPRTPVPGTVLRIVPGLAVALAGALAAVGTAALIPGLSPLLVAIVLGIAARNMGLLPERLAPGLAFAGRVPLRLGIVVLGLQLSLKDLASLGWGVPALAVCVVVVGILATVLLGRLLRVPRRQALLVACGFSICGAAAVAGVESVVDADEEETVTAVALVVLFGTLMIPIVPVLAGLIGLDSRVGAVWAGASVHEVAQVVAVGGLLGGGALGVAVTVKLARVLMLAPVAAVLSWRQRRSGPAGGRRPPLVPLFVLGFVALVAVRSLMPLPAGALGAASGVQAFLLTTAMFGLGAGVRIRSLVARGGRTLALAACSTLVVGTVGLVGALAIA from the coding sequence ATGCCAGCCACAGGATCCAGCACAGCGACCCAGAGCCAGATCCCCCGCACACCGGTGCCCGGGACGGTTCTGCGGATCGTCCCGGGGCTCGCGGTCGCGCTCGCCGGGGCGCTGGCCGCCGTCGGCACGGCCGCGCTGATCCCGGGCCTGAGCCCGCTCCTGGTCGCGATCGTGCTCGGCATCGCCGCGCGCAACATGGGCCTCCTGCCGGAACGGCTCGCGCCCGGACTCGCGTTCGCCGGGCGGGTGCCGCTGCGCCTCGGGATCGTGGTGCTCGGCCTCCAGCTGTCCCTCAAGGACCTCGCGTCCCTGGGCTGGGGCGTCCCGGCGCTCGCGGTGTGCGTCGTGGTCGTCGGCATCCTCGCCACGGTGCTGCTTGGGCGGCTGCTCCGCGTGCCGCGCCGGCAGGCCCTGCTCGTGGCCTGCGGCTTCTCGATCTGCGGGGCGGCCGCAGTGGCCGGCGTCGAATCCGTCGTGGACGCCGACGAGGAGGAGACCGTGACCGCCGTCGCCCTCGTGGTCCTGTTCGGCACGCTCATGATCCCGATCGTCCCGGTCCTTGCGGGACTGATCGGCCTCGATTCCCGGGTCGGCGCGGTGTGGGCCGGGGCAAGTGTGCACGAGGTCGCCCAGGTTGTCGCGGTGGGCGGCCTGCTCGGCGGCGGCGCGCTCGGGGTCGCCGTGACCGTCAAGCTGGCCCGGGTCCTCATGCTTGCACCCGTCGCCGCGGTCCTGTCCTGGCGGCAGCGGCGCAGCGGGCCCGCAGGCGGCAGGCGCCCGCCGCTTGTGCCGCTGTTCGTGCTCGGGTTCGTCGCGCTCGTCGCAGTGCGCAGCCTCATGCCCCTTCCCGCGGGGGCCCTCGGCGCGGCCTCAGGCGTGCAGGCCTTCCTGCTCACGACGGCGATGTTCGGCCTAGGTGCCGGCGTCCGGATCCGATCCCTCGTGGCTCGCGGCGGACGCACCCTCGCGCTCGCCGCCTGTTCCACGCTCGTGGTGGGCACTGTGGGCCTCGTCGGGGCCCTGGCGATCGCCTGA
- a CDS encoding arylsulfotransferase family protein — protein sequence MIRVSRRHFIQGAGLAVVGAVAGAGVARSSIFPLPQSAAAATPAPSASPSASPAAATGLPDRTFMSTKLTAPHVSIWNDSATAPGLLFTGPMGHGTNGLIMDNAGTPVWMEPTGAGVTDLRVQSYRGQPVLTYWSGKGIGGHGEGVGIIKDSTYTTIAQVSTGGGLKADLHEFTLTQAGTALMTSYPTVQADLTSVGGPATGYFFDCRVQEVDVATGGVLFDWTASEHIDFAESFIRPSDDPAANGTSAAKAYDPFHVNSVDRRADGYLVSSRHTHTAYLVTPAGEIIWRLGGKRSDFAIPAEAAFAWQHDVRQRPNGVVSMFDNHFKDGTTGTSRGLILAVDEKARTVTLKLALAHGGHRGNAMGNVQFLDNGHYMVGWGSDPAATEFAADGTAIAEATGIGGGCYRAYRHEWTATPTTPPEVAVVHGNGSTMQAYASWNGATEVSSWRFLTGPDPASLSEAAVIRKRGFETNAAVAAAPHLAVQALDTKGDVLATSVVIAA from the coding sequence ATGATCAGGGTCAGCCGCCGCCATTTCATCCAGGGTGCCGGACTCGCCGTCGTCGGCGCGGTAGCCGGCGCGGGCGTCGCCCGCTCGAGCATCTTCCCCCTGCCGCAAAGCGCCGCCGCAGCGACGCCCGCTCCCTCCGCCTCGCCGTCCGCGTCCCCCGCCGCGGCCACCGGACTCCCGGACCGGACCTTCATGAGCACCAAGCTCACCGCGCCTCACGTGAGCATCTGGAACGACTCCGCGACGGCTCCGGGGCTGCTCTTCACGGGGCCCATGGGCCATGGGACCAACGGGCTCATCATGGACAACGCCGGCACGCCCGTGTGGATGGAACCCACCGGCGCCGGGGTCACCGACCTGCGCGTCCAGAGCTACAGAGGCCAGCCCGTCCTGACGTACTGGAGCGGGAAGGGGATCGGCGGCCACGGCGAGGGCGTGGGCATCATCAAGGACTCCACATACACGACCATCGCCCAGGTCTCCACCGGCGGCGGCCTCAAGGCAGACCTGCACGAGTTCACGCTCACCCAGGCTGGAACCGCGCTCATGACCTCGTACCCGACGGTGCAGGCCGACCTCACGTCCGTGGGCGGGCCTGCCACTGGATACTTCTTCGACTGCCGGGTGCAGGAGGTGGACGTCGCCACGGGCGGGGTCCTCTTCGACTGGACCGCGTCCGAGCACATCGACTTCGCCGAGTCGTTCATCAGGCCCTCGGACGATCCGGCCGCCAACGGCACGTCGGCGGCCAAGGCCTACGACCCGTTCCACGTCAATTCGGTGGACCGCCGGGCCGACGGGTATCTCGTCTCGTCGCGCCACACCCACACGGCATACCTCGTCACCCCGGCCGGCGAGATCATCTGGCGCCTCGGCGGGAAGCGGAGCGACTTCGCCATCCCCGCCGAGGCGGCCTTCGCATGGCAGCACGACGTGCGGCAGCGGCCCAACGGCGTCGTGAGCATGTTCGACAACCACTTCAAGGACGGGACGACCGGCACCTCGCGAGGACTCATCCTCGCCGTGGACGAGAAGGCACGGACCGTCACGCTCAAGCTCGCCCTCGCCCACGGCGGCCACCGTGGCAACGCCATGGGCAACGTGCAGTTCCTCGACAACGGGCACTACATGGTCGGATGGGGATCCGATCCGGCCGCGACGGAGTTCGCGGCGGACGGCACCGCCATCGCGGAGGCCACCGGGATCGGAGGCGGCTGCTACCGGGCCTACCGCCACGAATGGACGGCCACGCCCACGACTCCGCCCGAGGTCGCCGTGGTGCACGGCAACGGGTCCACGATGCAGGCCTACGCGAGCTGGAACGGGGCCACCGAGGTGTCTAGCTGGCGGTTCCTCACCGGCCCGGACCCCGCGTCGCTCTCGGAGGCCGCGGTCATCAGGAAGCGCGGATTCGAGACGAACGCGGCCGTGGCCGCGGCGCCGCACCTCGCCGTCCAGGCGCTCGACACGAAGGGCGACGTGCTGGCCACGTCGGTGGTCATCGCGGCGTAG
- a CDS encoding DMT family transporter, with the protein MTAARHDHGLGVACVLGASILWGTTGTASALAPTVPPLAVGSASMGFGGLLLAATSAPRIVRSRSQVARSWRLVAIGALAVLVYALAFYTSMRLAGVAVGTAVSIGGAPVAAALLERILDGRRLSGRWAAGAALGIAGAVVLCLARGGVPSDAAAGAAASGEAAQTVAGVALGAVAAASYALYSFTSHRLIRAGLSSRAAVGATFGVAALGLLVVLAATGGALLESWRNVAVGAYLAGIPMFLGYILFGWGLSRVSASTATTVSLAEPVVAAALAVAVVGERLPILGWFGMVLIVGCLAVLTLPLPDWSRRRRRGFGPAEAEAEG; encoded by the coding sequence ATGACCGCCGCCCGCCACGACCACGGGTTGGGTGTGGCCTGCGTGCTCGGCGCCTCGATCCTGTGGGGCACCACCGGGACCGCCTCCGCGCTCGCGCCCACGGTGCCGCCCCTCGCGGTCGGTTCCGCGTCCATGGGCTTTGGTGGGCTCCTGCTCGCCGCGACGTCCGCGCCCCGGATCGTGCGGAGCCGCTCGCAGGTGGCACGATCGTGGCGCCTCGTCGCGATCGGGGCCCTCGCGGTTCTCGTGTACGCCCTCGCGTTCTACACGTCGATGCGGCTCGCCGGCGTGGCGGTGGGGACGGCCGTCTCGATCGGTGGAGCGCCCGTGGCCGCGGCGCTGCTCGAGCGTATCCTCGACGGCCGCAGGCTCTCGGGCCGCTGGGCCGCGGGCGCCGCACTGGGCATCGCGGGAGCGGTGGTCCTGTGCCTGGCCCGCGGCGGCGTCCCCTCAGATGCAGCAGCCGGCGCTGCCGCGTCCGGCGAGGCGGCCCAGACGGTGGCCGGCGTTGCCCTCGGAGCGGTCGCCGCGGCGTCGTACGCGCTGTACTCCTTCACGAGCCACCGCCTCATCCGCGCCGGGCTGTCCTCACGCGCCGCGGTCGGCGCGACGTTCGGCGTGGCCGCCCTCGGCCTGCTCGTGGTCCTCGCCGCAACGGGCGGGGCGTTGCTCGAGTCCTGGCGGAACGTCGCGGTCGGCGCCTACCTCGCCGGGATCCCGATGTTCCTCGGCTACATCCTGTTCGGGTGGGGCCTCAGCCGCGTCTCCGCGAGCACCGCGACGACCGTCTCGCTCGCGGAGCCCGTAGTCGCCGCTGCGCTCGCCGTTGCCGTGGTGGGGGAGAGGCTGCCCATACTCGGATGGTTCGGGATGGTGCTCATCGTCGGGTGTCTGGCCGTCCTGACGCTGCCGCTGCCAGACTGGTCGCGACGGCGCCGCCGCGGGTTCGGGCCCGCCGAGGCGGAAGCGGAGGGGTAG
- a CDS encoding PHP domain-containing protein, with translation MDPVEALREIAFWLEREQAEGYRVRAFRTAAGIVAGMEPEDVAERARDGRLRRVKGIGDRTFAVVREAVDGGVPAYLAELRQRSGEPLAGSEGGAGLHALLLGDLHSHTDASDGTAPLEEMAQAARWLGRSYQAVTDHSPSLTIAHGLDAERLARQLDDVAEANESSEDGFRLLAGIEVDILEDGALDQTPAMLGRLDVVVASVHSKLRSESGPMTRRMLAAIEDPHTDVLGHCTGRLVQGSRGTRPESQFDAGRVFAACAANGVAVEVNSRPERQDPPDRLIQAALDAGCLFSIDTDAHAPGQLDFLHYGAARAAANGVPAERIVTTWPVEQLLAWTARRR, from the coding sequence GTGGATCCTGTCGAGGCGCTGCGTGAGATCGCGTTCTGGCTCGAGCGGGAGCAGGCAGAGGGGTACCGCGTGCGTGCGTTCCGCACCGCCGCCGGCATCGTCGCGGGGATGGAGCCCGAAGACGTCGCGGAGCGTGCCCGCGACGGGCGGCTGCGGCGGGTCAAGGGCATCGGCGACAGGACCTTCGCGGTGGTCCGCGAGGCGGTCGACGGCGGTGTTCCCGCCTATCTGGCCGAGCTGCGGCAACGCTCCGGCGAGCCCCTGGCCGGGAGTGAAGGCGGCGCGGGACTGCACGCGCTCCTCCTCGGGGACCTCCACTCGCACACGGACGCCTCGGATGGCACGGCGCCGCTGGAGGAGATGGCGCAGGCCGCGCGCTGGCTGGGCCGGTCCTACCAGGCAGTGACTGACCACTCGCCGAGCCTCACGATCGCCCACGGGCTCGACGCCGAACGGCTCGCACGGCAGCTCGACGATGTCGCGGAGGCCAATGAGTCTTCCGAGGACGGGTTCCGGCTGCTGGCCGGAATCGAGGTGGACATCCTCGAGGACGGCGCCCTCGACCAGACCCCGGCGATGCTCGGGCGGCTCGATGTGGTCGTGGCGAGCGTCCACTCGAAGCTCCGCTCCGAGTCCGGGCCCATGACACGGCGGATGCTCGCTGCCATCGAGGACCCGCACACGGACGTGCTCGGGCACTGCACCGGCCGGCTCGTCCAGGGCTCGCGCGGGACGCGCCCCGAGTCGCAGTTCGATGCAGGCCGTGTCTTCGCGGCGTGCGCCGCGAACGGCGTGGCAGTGGAGGTCAACTCGCGGCCCGAGCGGCAGGACCCGCCGGACCGCCTCATCCAGGCCGCGCTCGACGCCGGCTGCCTGTTCAGCATCGACACCGACGCCCACGCCCCCGGGCAGCTGGACTTCCTGCACTACGGCGCCGCGAGGGCGGCGGCGAACGGGGTCCCCGCCGAGCGGATCGTCACGACGTGGCCCGTGGAGCAGCTGCTCGCATGGACTGCGCGGCGGCGCTAG
- a CDS encoding LCP family protein — protein MAESGGGSDARRRRVRSRLILAAVTLLVVVGAAVGTFVLMTPRGAPGEGTAPGPSASAGPSASASASLPAVESGPLNILVMGSDIRGNAREAIAGQQANGGVADQRADMIMLIHVQADHRRIFGISIMRDLWVDIPGHGPSKINAGLALAGPQLVAETVSSLLSVRIDHWALLDFDGFKAVTDALGGVDVNVPVAFTATFDTHHTFSQGVNHLDGQAALEFVRERYAFPDGDYQRVRDQQAFVRSLVAQLLATGRVRGPAEAMGVVGLAMPYVITDPGLDATGLAALGYALREVDASSSAFFTLPTSGTGTSADGQSIVVPDYTGIADVARALGSDALGEYAAAHGLS, from the coding sequence ATGGCCGAGTCCGGGGGCGGTTCTGACGCACGACGGCGCCGGGTCCGCTCGCGCCTGATTCTCGCCGCCGTCACGCTCCTCGTCGTCGTGGGGGCGGCGGTGGGCACGTTCGTGCTCATGACCCCGCGCGGGGCGCCGGGCGAGGGAACCGCTCCCGGCCCCTCGGCGTCGGCCGGCCCGTCTGCGAGCGCGTCCGCGTCGCTCCCGGCGGTGGAGTCCGGCCCGCTGAACATCCTCGTGATGGGCAGCGACATCCGCGGGAACGCCCGCGAGGCGATCGCGGGCCAGCAGGCCAACGGCGGGGTCGCGGACCAGCGGGCGGACATGATCATGCTCATCCACGTCCAGGCCGACCACCGCAGGATCTTCGGCATCTCGATCATGCGGGACCTGTGGGTGGACATCCCCGGCCACGGTCCGTCGAAGATCAACGCTGGCCTCGCCCTCGCCGGCCCGCAGCTCGTGGCCGAGACGGTCAGCTCCCTGCTATCGGTCCGGATCGACCACTGGGCCCTTCTCGACTTCGACGGCTTCAAGGCCGTCACGGATGCGCTCGGGGGTGTGGACGTGAACGTCCCGGTCGCGTTCACCGCCACGTTCGACACGCACCACACGTTCTCCCAAGGCGTCAACCACCTCGATGGCCAAGCGGCGCTCGAGTTCGTCCGCGAGCGGTACGCCTTCCCCGATGGCGACTACCAGCGGGTGCGGGATCAGCAGGCCTTCGTTCGCAGTCTCGTCGCGCAGCTGCTTGCCACCGGTCGCGTGCGGGGCCCCGCCGAGGCGATGGGCGTCGTCGGCCTCGCCATGCCGTACGTGATCACGGACCCGGGCCTCGACGCGACGGGCCTCGCGGCCCTCGGATATGCGCTGCGCGAGGTCGATGCGTCGTCGAGCGCCTTCTTCACGCTGCCGACATCGGGCACCGGCACCTCGGCGGACGGCCAGTCGATCGTCGTACCGGACTACACGGGCATCGCCGACGTCGCGAGGGCCCTTGGGTCCGACGCGCTGGGGGAGTACGCCGCGGCCCACGGGCTCTCGTAG
- a CDS encoding ATP-binding cassette domain-containing protein produces the protein MHAADSHDLIRVRGARENNLKDVSLDLPKRRLTVFTGVSGSGKSSLVFATIAAESQRMINETYSSFVQTFMPTMARPDVDLLEGLTTAIIVDQERMGANIRSTVGTVTDANAMLRMLFSRLGQPHIGSPQAFSFNVPSVSGAGAIKTATGKSEKRTFSITGGMCPRCEGTGQVSDFDLTALYDGSKSLAGGAISVPGYSMDGWYGRIFAGSGYFDMAKPVGTFTTKELHDLLYREPTKIKVEGINLTYEGLIPKIQKSMLSKDKEAMQPHIRAFVERAITFQACPECGGTRLAAPARSSKIRGVSIADLCAMQISDLAHWVRDLDEPSAAPLLKSLQDLLDSFVDIGLGYLSLDRSSGTLSGGEAQRTKMIRHLGSSLTDVTYVFDEPTIGLHPHDIARMNELLLQLRDKGNTVLVVEHKPEAISIADHVVDLGPGAGTAGGEICFEGTVEELRGSATLTGKHLDDRARLKEEVRHAKDVLEVRGASTHNLKGVDVDLPLGVLTVVTGVAGSGKSSLIHGSVAGREGVVVIDQGAIKGSRRSNPATYTGLLEPIRKAYAKANGVKPALFSANSEGACPVCNGAGVIYTDLGFMDTVSTPCEECGGKRFQAAVLEYRLNGRDIAEVLAMPVREAESFFSDGESKIPAAHRILERMADVGLGYLALGQPLTTLSGGERQRLKLATQMGEKGGIYVLDEPTTGLHLADVEQLLGLLDRLVDSGKSVIVIEHHQAVMAHADWIVDLGPGAGHDGGLVVFEGTPADLVANRSTLTGEHLARYVGAV, from the coding sequence ATGCATGCAGCCGACAGCCATGACCTGATCCGTGTCCGGGGCGCACGCGAGAACAACCTCAAGGACGTCAGCCTCGACCTGCCCAAGCGGCGGCTGACGGTCTTCACCGGCGTCTCGGGCTCGGGGAAGAGCTCACTTGTCTTCGCCACGATTGCCGCCGAGTCGCAGCGCATGATCAACGAGACCTACTCGTCCTTCGTGCAGACCTTCATGCCCACGATGGCCCGGCCCGACGTCGACCTCCTCGAGGGGCTCACCACGGCGATCATCGTGGACCAGGAGCGCATGGGCGCGAACATCCGCTCGACCGTCGGCACCGTCACGGATGCCAACGCCATGCTCCGCATGCTGTTCAGCCGGCTCGGCCAGCCGCATATCGGCTCTCCGCAGGCGTTCTCCTTCAACGTCCCGTCCGTGTCGGGTGCCGGGGCGATCAAGACTGCCACCGGGAAGTCCGAGAAGCGCACCTTCAGCATCACGGGCGGAATGTGCCCTCGCTGCGAGGGCACCGGCCAGGTGAGTGACTTCGACCTCACCGCGCTCTACGACGGCAGCAAGTCCCTGGCCGGCGGCGCGATCAGCGTCCCCGGCTACAGCATGGACGGCTGGTACGGGCGCATCTTCGCCGGGTCCGGCTACTTCGACATGGCCAAGCCCGTCGGCACGTTCACCACCAAGGAACTGCACGACCTGCTCTACCGGGAACCGACCAAGATCAAGGTCGAGGGGATCAACCTCACCTACGAGGGCCTCATCCCCAAGATCCAGAAGTCCATGCTCTCCAAGGACAAGGAGGCGATGCAGCCGCACATCCGCGCGTTCGTGGAGCGGGCCATCACGTTCCAGGCATGCCCCGAGTGCGGCGGCACGCGCCTCGCGGCGCCTGCGCGGTCCTCGAAGATCAGGGGCGTGAGCATCGCCGATCTCTGCGCGATGCAGATCAGCGACCTCGCCCATTGGGTCCGCGACCTCGACGAGCCCTCCGCGGCGCCGCTCCTGAAGAGCCTCCAGGACCTCCTCGACTCGTTCGTGGACATCGGCCTCGGGTACCTCTCCCTCGACCGCTCGTCCGGGACCCTCTCCGGGGGCGAGGCGCAGCGGACCAAGATGATCCGGCACCTCGGGTCCTCGCTGACCGATGTCACCTACGTGTTCGACGAGCCCACGATCGGCCTGCATCCCCACGACATCGCCCGCATGAACGAACTCCTCCTCCAGCTGCGCGACAAGGGCAACACCGTGCTCGTCGTCGAGCACAAGCCCGAGGCGATCTCCATCGCCGACCATGTGGTGGATCTCGGTCCAGGGGCCGGCACCGCGGGCGGCGAGATCTGCTTCGAGGGCACGGTCGAGGAACTCCGGGGGAGCGCCACGCTCACGGGGAAGCACCTCGACGACCGGGCGCGGCTCAAGGAGGAGGTCCGCCACGCGAAGGACGTGCTGGAGGTGCGCGGCGCCTCCACGCACAACCTCAAGGGCGTGGACGTCGACCTCCCGCTCGGGGTGCTCACGGTGGTCACCGGCGTCGCGGGCTCCGGGAAGAGCTCGCTCATCCACGGCTCGGTCGCGGGCCGGGAGGGCGTCGTCGTGATCGACCAGGGCGCGATCAAAGGGTCGCGCCGCTCCAACCCGGCCACGTACACGGGCCTGCTCGAGCCGATCCGCAAGGCGTACGCGAAGGCGAACGGCGTCAAGCCGGCGCTGTTCAGCGCCAACTCCGAGGGTGCGTGCCCGGTCTGCAACGGCGCCGGCGTGATCTACACCGATCTGGGCTTCATGGACACCGTCTCCACGCCATGCGAGGAATGCGGAGGCAAGCGCTTCCAGGCCGCGGTCCTCGAGTACAGGCTCAACGGGCGCGACATCGCCGAGGTCCTCGCGATGCCGGTCAGGGAGGCGGAGTCGTTCTTCTCCGACGGCGAGTCCAAGATCCCGGCGGCGCACCGGATCCTCGAGCGGATGGCCGACGTCGGCCTCGGGTACCTCGCGCTCGGCCAGCCCCTCACCACCCTGTCCGGCGGCGAACGGCAGCGGCTCAAGCTCGCCACGCAGATGGGGGAGAAGGGCGGCATCTACGTCCTCGACGAGCCGACCACGGGTCTGCACCTGGCCGACGTCGAGCAACTCCTCGGGCTCTTGGACCGGCTCGTGGACTCGGGCAAGTCCGTGATCGTGATCGAGCACCACCAGGCCGTCATGGCGCACGCCGACTGGATCGTCGATCTTGGTCCCGGTGCGGGGCACGACGGCGGCCTCGTGGTCTTCGAGGGAACGCCCGCCGATCTCGTGGCGAACCGCTCGACGCTCACGGGGGAGCACCTCGCGAGGTACGTCGGGGCCGTGTGA